The following coding sequences lie in one Pseudorca crassidens isolate mPseCra1 chromosome 2, mPseCra1.hap1, whole genome shotgun sequence genomic window:
- the LOC137218698 gene encoding cytochrome P450 4A11-like isoform X2 yields MLIPWIGKGLLLLEGQTWFQHRRMLTPAFHYDILKPYVGLMADSVRVMLDKWEELVSLDSHLEVLGHVSLMTLDTIMKCAFSHQGSIQTDRNIQSYIQAIRDLGNLTFSRLRNAFHQNDIIYRLSPEGRWSHRACQLAHQHTDGVIKMRKAHLQKEGELEKVRSKRHLDFLDILLFARMENGSSLSDRELRAEVDTFMFEGHDTTASGISWTLYALASHPEHQQRCREEIQSLLGDGASITWDHLDKMPYTTMCIKEALRLYPPVPFIGRYLSKPITFPDGRSLPAGIPLSLSFYGLHHNPKVWPNPEVFDPSRFAPGSDRHSHAFLPFSGGSRNCIGKQFAMNEMKVAVALTLLRFELAPDPSRVPVPIPRVVLKSKNGIHLQLRKLL; encoded by the exons ATGCTGATCCCCTGGATTG GGAAAGGTTTGCTTTTGTTGGAGGGGCAGACGTGGTTCCAGCACCGGCGGATGCTGACCCCAGCCTTCCACTACGACATCCTGAAGCCCTACGTGGGTCTCATGGCCGACTCTGTCCGAGTGATGCTG GACAAGTGGGAGGAGCTCGTCAGCCTGGACTCACATCTGGAGGTCCTTGGACACGTCTCCTTGATGACCCTGGACACCATCATGAAGTGCGCCTTCAGCCACCAGGGCAGCATCCAGACAGACAG GAACATCCAGTCCTACATCCAGGCCATCAGAGACCTTGGCAATCTGACTTTTTCCCGATTAAGAAATGCTTTCCACCAGAACGACATCATCTACAGGCTGAGCCCTGAAGGCCGCTGGAGCCACCGCGCCTGCCAGCTGGCCCATCAACACACAG ATGGAGTGATCAAGATGAGGAAGGCTCACCTGCAGAAGGAGGGAGAGCTGGAGAAGGTGAGGAGCAAGAGGCACCTGGATTTCCTGGACATCCTCCTCTTTGCCAGA ATGGAGAATGGGAGCAGCTTGTCTGACAGGGAGCTCCGTGCCGAAGTGGATACGTTCATGTTTGAGGGTCACGACACCACAGCCAGTGGCATCTCCTGGACCCTCTATGCTCTGGCCTCCCACCCTGAGCATCAGCAGAGGTGCCGGGAAGAGATCCAGAGCCTCCTGGGGGATGGCGCATCCATCACCTG GGACCACCTGGACAAGATGCCCTACACCACCATGTGCATCAAGGAGGCACTGCGACTCTATCCACCAGTGCCGTTCATTGGCAGATATCTGAGCAAGCCCATCACCTTCCCTGATGGACGCTCCTTACCTGCAG GAATCCCACTCTCCCTCTCCTTTTATGGGCTTCACCACAACCCGAAGGTGTGGCCGAACCCAGAG GTGTTTGACCCATCCCGGTTTGCACCAGGTTCTGATCGACACAGCCATGCTTTCCTGCCCTTCTCAGGAGGATCCAG GAACTGCATCGGGAAGCAGTTTGCCATGAATGAGATGAAGGTGGCCGTGGCCCTGACCTTGCTTCGCTTTGAGCTGGCACCCGATCCCTCCAGGGTCCCTGTTCCCATTCCAAGAGTTGTGCTGAAGTCCAAGAATGGGATCCACTTGCAGCTCAGGAAGCTCCTGTAA
- the LOC137218698 gene encoding taurochenodeoxycholic 6 alpha-hydroxylase-like isoform X3, whose amino-acid sequence MSVSALSAPRALGGVSGLLQVASLLGLVLLLLKAAQLYLHRQWLLKALQQFPSPPSHWLYGHMQEFQDEIELRPLLKRVEKYPSACARWLWGTKALVLIYDPDYMKAVLGRSDPKSHDAYRMLIPWIGKGLLLLEGQTWFQHRRMLTPAFHYDILKPYVGLMADSVRVMLDKWEELVSLDSHLEVLGHVSLMTLDTIMKCAFSHQGSIQTDRWSDQDEEGSPAEGGRAGEGEEQEAPGFPGHPPLCQSECGQERPEWRTPGCLPLDGLSFRDHLDKMPYTTMCIKEALRLYPPVPFIGRYLSKPITFPDGRSLPAGIPLSLSFYGLHHNPKVWPNPEVFDPSRFAPGSDRHSHAFLPFSGGSRNCIGKQFAMNEMKVAVALTLLRFELAPDPSRVPVPIPRVVLKSKNGIHLQLRKLL is encoded by the exons ATGAGTGTCTCTGCACTGAGCGCCCCCAGAGCCCTGGGCGGTGTCTCTGGGCTCCTGCAGGTGGCCTCCCTGCTCGGCCTGGTTCTGCTTCTGCTCAAGGCAGCACAGCTCTACCTGCACAGACAGTGGCTGCTCAAAGCCCTCCAGCAGTTCCCGTCTCCTCCTTCCCACTGGCTCTATGGGCACATGCAGGAG TTCCAAGACGAGATCGAGCTGCGACCCCTACTGAAGAGGGTAGAGAAGTACCCAAGTGCCTGTGCTCGCTGGCTGTGGGGGACAAAAGCCCTGGTGTTGATCTATGACCCTGACTACATGAAGGCGGTCCTGGGGAGATCAG aCCCAAAGTCTCACGATGCCTACAGAATGCTGATCCCCTGGATTG GGAAAGGTTTGCTTTTGTTGGAGGGGCAGACGTGGTTCCAGCACCGGCGGATGCTGACCCCAGCCTTCCACTACGACATCCTGAAGCCCTACGTGGGTCTCATGGCCGACTCTGTCCGAGTGATGCTG GACAAGTGGGAGGAGCTCGTCAGCCTGGACTCACATCTGGAGGTCCTTGGACACGTCTCCTTGATGACCCTGGACACCATCATGAAGTGCGCCTTCAGCCACCAGGGCAGCATCCAGACAGACAG ATGGAGTGATCAAGATGAGGAAGGCTCACCTGCAGAAGGAGGGAGAGCTGGAGAAGGTGAGGAGCAAGAGGCACCTGGATTTCCTGGACATCCTCCTCTTTGCCAGAGTGAGTGTGGGCAGGAGAGGCCTGAG TGGAGGACCCCTGGTTGCCTGCCCTTAGATGGGCTGTCTTTCAGGGACCACCTGGACAAGATGCCCTACACCACCATGTGCATCAAGGAGGCACTGCGACTCTATCCACCAGTGCCGTTCATTGGCAGATATCTGAGCAAGCCCATCACCTTCCCTGATGGACGCTCCTTACCTGCAG GAATCCCACTCTCCCTCTCCTTTTATGGGCTTCACCACAACCCGAAGGTGTGGCCGAACCCAGAG GTGTTTGACCCATCCCGGTTTGCACCAGGTTCTGATCGACACAGCCATGCTTTCCTGCCCTTCTCAGGAGGATCCAG GAACTGCATCGGGAAGCAGTTTGCCATGAATGAGATGAAGGTGGCCGTGGCCCTGACCTTGCTTCGCTTTGAGCTGGCACCCGATCCCTCCAGGGTCCCTGTTCCCATTCCAAGAGTTGTGCTGAAGTCCAAGAATGGGATCCACTTGCAGCTCAGGAAGCTCCTGTAA
- the LOC137218698 gene encoding taurochenodeoxycholic 6 alpha-hydroxylase-like isoform X1 — translation MSVSALSAPRALGGVSGLLQVASLLGLVLLLLKAAQLYLHRQWLLKALQQFPSPPSHWLYGHMQEFQDEIELRPLLKRVEKYPSACARWLWGTKALVLIYDPDYMKAVLGRSDPKSHDAYRMLIPWIGKGLLLLEGQTWFQHRRMLTPAFHYDILKPYVGLMADSVRVMLDKWEELVSLDSHLEVLGHVSLMTLDTIMKCAFSHQGSIQTDRNIQSYIQAIRDLGNLTFSRLRNAFHQNDIIYRLSPEGRWSHRACQLAHQHTDGVIKMRKAHLQKEGELEKVRSKRHLDFLDILLFARMENGSSLSDRELRAEVDTFMFEGHDTTASGISWTLYALASHPEHQQRCREEIQSLLGDGASITWDHLDKMPYTTMCIKEALRLYPPVPFIGRYLSKPITFPDGRSLPAGIPLSLSFYGLHHNPKVWPNPEVFDPSRFAPGSDRHSHAFLPFSGGSRNCIGKQFAMNEMKVAVALTLLRFELAPDPSRVPVPIPRVVLKSKNGIHLQLRKLL, via the exons ATGAGTGTCTCTGCACTGAGCGCCCCCAGAGCCCTGGGCGGTGTCTCTGGGCTCCTGCAGGTGGCCTCCCTGCTCGGCCTGGTTCTGCTTCTGCTCAAGGCAGCACAGCTCTACCTGCACAGACAGTGGCTGCTCAAAGCCCTCCAGCAGTTCCCGTCTCCTCCTTCCCACTGGCTCTATGGGCACATGCAGGAG TTCCAAGACGAGATCGAGCTGCGACCCCTACTGAAGAGGGTAGAGAAGTACCCAAGTGCCTGTGCTCGCTGGCTGTGGGGGACAAAAGCCCTGGTGTTGATCTATGACCCTGACTACATGAAGGCGGTCCTGGGGAGATCAG aCCCAAAGTCTCACGATGCCTACAGAATGCTGATCCCCTGGATTG GGAAAGGTTTGCTTTTGTTGGAGGGGCAGACGTGGTTCCAGCACCGGCGGATGCTGACCCCAGCCTTCCACTACGACATCCTGAAGCCCTACGTGGGTCTCATGGCCGACTCTGTCCGAGTGATGCTG GACAAGTGGGAGGAGCTCGTCAGCCTGGACTCACATCTGGAGGTCCTTGGACACGTCTCCTTGATGACCCTGGACACCATCATGAAGTGCGCCTTCAGCCACCAGGGCAGCATCCAGACAGACAG GAACATCCAGTCCTACATCCAGGCCATCAGAGACCTTGGCAATCTGACTTTTTCCCGATTAAGAAATGCTTTCCACCAGAACGACATCATCTACAGGCTGAGCCCTGAAGGCCGCTGGAGCCACCGCGCCTGCCAGCTGGCCCATCAACACACAG ATGGAGTGATCAAGATGAGGAAGGCTCACCTGCAGAAGGAGGGAGAGCTGGAGAAGGTGAGGAGCAAGAGGCACCTGGATTTCCTGGACATCCTCCTCTTTGCCAGA ATGGAGAATGGGAGCAGCTTGTCTGACAGGGAGCTCCGTGCCGAAGTGGATACGTTCATGTTTGAGGGTCACGACACCACAGCCAGTGGCATCTCCTGGACCCTCTATGCTCTGGCCTCCCACCCTGAGCATCAGCAGAGGTGCCGGGAAGAGATCCAGAGCCTCCTGGGGGATGGCGCATCCATCACCTG GGACCACCTGGACAAGATGCCCTACACCACCATGTGCATCAAGGAGGCACTGCGACTCTATCCACCAGTGCCGTTCATTGGCAGATATCTGAGCAAGCCCATCACCTTCCCTGATGGACGCTCCTTACCTGCAG GAATCCCACTCTCCCTCTCCTTTTATGGGCTTCACCACAACCCGAAGGTGTGGCCGAACCCAGAG GTGTTTGACCCATCCCGGTTTGCACCAGGTTCTGATCGACACAGCCATGCTTTCCTGCCCTTCTCAGGAGGATCCAG GAACTGCATCGGGAAGCAGTTTGCCATGAATGAGATGAAGGTGGCCGTGGCCCTGACCTTGCTTCGCTTTGAGCTGGCACCCGATCCCTCCAGGGTCCCTGTTCCCATTCCAAGAGTTGTGCTGAAGTCCAAGAATGGGATCCACTTGCAGCTCAGGAAGCTCCTGTAA